From Oscillatoria sp. FACHB-1407, one genomic window encodes:
- a CDS encoding GntR family transcriptional regulator — protein MQLPLHLIISEQLREKITNGELQPGEQLPSEHQLMSVFEVSRITVRRAIANLVNQGLVSSHRGKGVFVKEQRKVTYTLSSPMVFFEEDMLRQGVNSSIQNLVFEAVDAPVEVRQKLQLLPHQTTVYLQKKLLLINDIPVAVDITYILKDLGEKYADDLQRQMTFPTLEQHGVPVERVDAILECTRANYETSEYLDVPLGDPLLVYCHTAYSSGNRPIVCGEALSRGDRLCYSIELFKQSTI, from the coding sequence ATGCAACTCCCCCTTCATCTGATCATCTCAGAGCAACTGCGAGAAAAAATTACCAATGGTGAATTACAACCGGGAGAACAGCTTCCCAGTGAGCACCAATTGATGTCAGTGTTTGAGGTGAGTCGGATTACTGTAAGACGGGCGATCGCCAATCTCGTCAACCAGGGTTTGGTTTCTTCTCATCGGGGTAAGGGCGTATTTGTCAAGGAACAACGCAAAGTCACCTATACCCTCTCTAGCCCCATGGTGTTTTTTGAGGAAGATATGTTGCGTCAGGGGGTCAATAGTTCAATTCAAAATTTAGTATTTGAAGCCGTTGATGCACCTGTTGAAGTGCGACAGAAATTACAGCTACTCCCGCATCAAACAACTGTTTATTTGCAGAAGAAATTGCTATTGATCAATGATATTCCGGTTGCAGTTGATATTACCTATATCCTCAAGGATTTAGGGGAAAAATACGCGGACGATCTGCAACGTCAAATGACATTTCCCACATTAGAACAACATGGTGTTCCAGTGGAACGAGTAGACGCAATTTTGGAATGCACCCGCGCTAACTACGAAACCAGTGAATATCTCGATGTGCCATTGGGTGATCCGTTGTTGGTCTATTGTCACACCGCTTATAGCTCTGGCAACCGCCCCATCGTCTGTGGAGAAGCGTTATCAAGGGGCGATCGCTTGTGTTATTCGATTGAACTTTTCAAACAGAGTACAATTTAG